GGTGATGGATCCAGGTGATGACCTGGGGACAGAGAGACAGTGAGAGGGGGCCAGGGCACTGCTAAGGGGAAGCTCGCAGCCCTGGCGTCCCCCACCCATTGTGGGcactgctgcagtgggggagggggttgggggggctcacCAAAACACATTTCTCCTTCAGCTCCCGCACCTCCGGCTTGACCCGGCCCAGCAGCGTCACCATGGCCTCATTGCCCTTCAGGTAGCCACatttgggagctgggggggggggggagaacaggagGTGAGTCCACACCCCAAATCCTGCCCCCCCAAAtcctgcccccccaaaacctcCCCAAAACTCAccctccttcttctcctccttatCCGTCTCCATGTTAGCCGAGTCCTGTGGGGGGCGAAGGGGACAGGAAATGGGTCAGCCCCTCACCAGCAGGGTGTGGAgtgatgcgggggaggggggttaccCCAAAACTCACCTCATCCTCATCCTTGGGGGGTGGGTCAGGGATGGGGATATCCAGGGGAGCTCGGAGCGTCGAGAGATCCTTGATGTTCAACGAATCCTCCTGCAGTGACAGCAAAGTTACCTGCGGGGggtgctctcccagcagaaggGGGGGCCCCAGTAGTGTGAGGGCCAACCTGGGGGGCACTGACAGTGTGAGGGGGGACCCCAgagtgggatgtggggggatCCCACCAGGGGGCTCTGAGGGCACCAGAGGGCTGTTGGAGGGTCCCATCTCAGGGGGTACTGACAGTGCatgggggagtttgggggtgcaCGGGGAGGGGGAGTTCTTACCTTCAGGAATTTGTCCAGTTGAAAGATTTTTTGGGGTAAAAATGTCGACAGGAATTGCTCAgcctgggtggggggaagagagaggggtcaCAGGGGGTATTTGGGGGGCAATTAGTCCCAGTGGGGGGCAGTTAATCATGAGGGGGGCAGATTTACCTCCTTGAAGAGAGATTCCCTGAAGTGTTCGACCTAAAAACACAGGGCAGGAAAAGGCAGCTGAGTCTGGGGTGGGTCACAGCCCCGAACACAGGGCTCAAGTCCCCTgccgacccccctccccacagcacggccccccccctcgccccacagcacccctgccggccccctccccctgccccatggcacaGTGcccctgctggccctgtgccccacagccagctgggcccttctccctgcccctcggCGCCCCCtgctaacccccctccccacagcacagagCCTCCTGGGGAGTCACCCTCCCCACGGCACAGTGCCCCTGCTGGCCCCGTGCCCCACAGCCAGCTaggcccttctccctgcccctcggcgtcccctgccaacccccctccccacagcacggcgccccctggtGACTCCCCCTCCCCACGGCACAGTGCCCCTGCTGGCCCCGTGCCCCACAGCCAGCTgggcccttctccctgcccctcggCCCCCCCTgccgacccccctccccacagcacagcgcccccctcaccccacagcacccccgccggccccctccccctgccccacggcgCCACCTGCcggtcccctccccccgcagcacgTGGCCGGCTCGGGGATTCCCCGGGGGAAGCGGAAGGGGGATCCCCGGGGGTGATGCACGAgttgtggggtcctggggggaccGGTTTCCATTCCTCTCCTTTGCACCCCCGATCTCACCGccccccccgctgcacccccGATCTCACCGCCCCCCCGCTGCACCCCCGATCTCATCGCCCCCCGCTGCACCCCACATCTAGGGGTCCCCACCTGCTGGCGGGACTCCCCGCTGACTTTCACAGCACAGGCCTTGGCCATGGTCCCGGTCCGTCTGTCCCCGGGGCCCGGCTCTGACCCCTTTCGATTTCACTTCTCCCGGCCCGCCCCCCGGCCCGCCCCGGCCCGCCCCCTGCCggccctgcccctcactgccAGCCTTGGGGTACCCTGAGACCCCCTGTCCCCCCTTACCGCCCTCTGCCGGCCCTGCACCCCACTGCCAGCCCTACTCCCTTaccctccactccctgccccccctacccccactccctgccccctaccGTCCCCTGACAGCCTTGGGGTCCCCCTGAGAGCCTGTTGTCACCccactgccagccctgccctcccctgccggCCCCCACCACCCTTGAGGTCCCCCtgacacctccctgcccccactccgagTCTCGGGATCCCCACTGCCAGCCCTGTCCCCCACTCACAGACCTGCTCCCCTACCGCGCCTGCCCCCCATTGCCAGCCCCGGGAGTCCCCACAGCCAGCTTCAGagtccccctgcttccccccccccgcgccaacCTTGGGGCCCCCCCAAGACCCTCACTGCCCCCACTCCCAGACCTGCCCCCTTACCGTCCTtctggccctgggccccacactGCCCTCGCATCCTGTGCCCCCTGCCGGCCTtgggccccactgcccccctctcccagccctgggtcccccgGCTACCCTCACTGCCCCAGCTGCAAGACCtgcccccctgccgcccccctaCCGGCCCGCGggcccccctgccgcccccccatcagctgtttctctttctcttcagTCCCCAGCGCGCTGCTTCCGCGAGTTCTCGGCCGGGCCCCGCCCGCTGAAGGGTGAGaaccccccccgccggcccccctgcagcccccgaCCCACCCCAGGCTCCCCCTAGGCCGACCCCAGGCCCCTCCCGCCGGCCTCCTGCACCCCCCGCCGACCCCACTGCTTCCCCCGACCGCTTCCCCGGCCCCCCTTCACCTTCCCGACCCATCCCAGGCTCACCCTGCACCCGCCTTCCCCCCCGCGGCTCGCCCCGGGGCCCACCCtgcactccccgccccctgcacctCCAGCAGCCGCTCGCCCCCCCGCGCCAGGTCAgcccccccgccgcccgcccctggggctctgggggACCGGGGTACAGGGCTGATGTCGCGGGGTGGGGGATCAGGgtatggggcggggggctggccgGGGAAGATTGGGGTACGGGGGagctggccaatgggatctgGGTATGGGAGGCTGGCTCGGGATATCAGGGTAcagtggggggctggctggggggtacTGGAGTATGGGGGAGTGTGGGTTGCGGAATCAAGGTACAGCGGTGGCTGGCTGGGGGATATCGGGGTAAGGTGGGGGCGGGTTGGGGATATCGGGGTAAGGTGGGGGCGGGTTGGGGATATTGGGGtatggggggctggctggggatgtcTGGGTACAGTGGGAGTCTGGCTGGGGgtattggggtgtgggggggcgcgTTGGGGATATGGGTGTATGGGGGGCTGGTTGCAGGAATCGGGGTATGGGTGGGGGCGGATTGGGGGAATCAGGGTACAGTGGAAGGCTGGCTGGGAATATGGGGGTACATGGGGTTGGTTGCAGGGATTGGGGTATGAAAGTGCTTGCCGGGGGATATCGG
This portion of the Chelonia mydas isolate rCheMyd1 chromosome 13, rCheMyd1.pri.v2, whole genome shotgun sequence genome encodes:
- the PSME2 gene encoding proteasome activator complex subunit 2 yields the protein MAKACAVKVSGESRQQVEHFRESLFKEAEQFLSTFLPQKIFQLDKFLKEDSLNIKDLSTLRAPLDIPIPDPPPKDEDEDSANMETDKEEKKEAPKCGYLKGNEAMVTLLGRVKPEVRELKEKCVLVITWIHHLIPRIEDGNDFGVAIQEKVLERVTAIKTKVEGFQTAISKYFSERGDAVAKASKETHVMDYRTLVHERDEAVYGEIRTMVLDIRGFYAELYHILTQNLEKLTNPKGEEKPSMY